The Deltaproteobacteria bacterium region TCCTCCGAAAAAAAGGTTGACGATATGCAATACCCTGCTCTCTGGCGGGTATCGGTTTCAAACTGGATGGAAAAACTATGGGAGATTGAGGTAATCCCTCTGGGTTATTAGAGATTAATTGGGTCTTCTGGGTTATATTTGAACCTTTGCAAAACGTCTGACTTCGCCCAATCTTCCGCCTCCGTCACGGCTACGGCGTCGTGACAAGCCCGCTCGACAGCCAGCGGGCAAGCTGCATCAGACTCAGATTTCAATCCTCGAAATACTTAATGTATTCCTGTGGTTGAAATATTCGTCTTCCTTGACCTTGAACAAAATCGAACGTTTTTCAAAGGTCCCATACCGGGAGGTAATTGCACGTATTCACCAACCCAGGGGACCTTTCAGTAGAGTTGATGTGGAAACAGGAAATACACGATGTATATTTTCATATATGAATTTTGGCTTGATAGCACACATGATGATCGTTTTCAATCCCTTTTTCCCCTCCCCTGACATTCCGCCTCAAGTTTTGCCTTGATCCTCCGATGCCTTTTACCCATAATCCCTGAAACCACCTTTCGAGGACTGATTTTCATTCAAGCCTATGGAAAAAACGACCTTCCGCATCATCACCTTGGGCTGCAAGGTGAACCAATACGAATCCGCCTACCTGAGGGAAGTCCTCCTTGGGGCCGGCTGGGTCGAAGCCCGCGACCGGGAAAAGGCGGATGTCTCCATCGTGAATACCTGCATCGTAACAGGGCGGGCCGCCTACCAATCCCGCCAAGCCCTTCGAAAAGCCGTAAGGGAGAATCCCGGGGGCTGGGCCGCGGCGGTCGGATGCTATGCCCAGGTCTTCCCCGAAGAACTCCAGGAGATCGAGGGGGTGCGCCTGGTGGCCGGAAACAGGGAAAAGATCCGCCTGCCTGCGCTCCTGATGAAATCAGTAAATTCGGGGGATCGGTTGTGCCTGCGGGAGGCGTTCATGCCAGAAGAAGATTTCGATCGGCTCCCCGTGTCCCGTTTCATGGACAGGACCCGGGCCTTTCTGAAGGTCCAGGACGGGTGCCGTTCCTTCTGCAGTTATTGTATCGTCCCCTATTCCAGGGGGCCCCTGAGGAGCTTGGAACCTGAGGACGTACTCACCGGTTTGCGTTCCTTCGCAAGGGAAGGGTACCGGGAAGTGGTGCTGACCGGGATCCACCTTGGGAAATACGGGGTGGACCTCCGTCCGGCTGTGGATCTCAAGGGACTCCTGAAACGAATCGGGCGGGAACGGCTCCCTTTGCGGATTCGATTGAGTTCCCTTCATCCCGACGAAATAGACAGGGAATTGATCGAGATGGCCGGTTCCGAAGGTTGGCTCTGTCCCCATTTCCACATTTCTCTCCAGAGCGGAGATGACGGTGTGCTGAAAAGGATGGGCCGACAATACA contains the following coding sequences:
- the mtaB gene encoding tRNA (N(6)-L-threonylcarbamoyladenosine(37)-C(2))-methylthiotransferase MtaB, with protein sequence MEKTTFRIITLGCKVNQYESAYLREVLLGAGWVEARDREKADVSIVNTCIVTGRAAYQSRQALRKAVRENPGGWAAAVGCYAQVFPEELQEIEGVRLVAGNREKIRLPALLMKSVNSGDRLCLREAFMPEEDFDRLPVSRFMDRTRAFLKVQDGCRSFCSYCIVPYSRGPLRSLEPEDVLTGLRSFAREGYREVVLTGIHLGKYGVDLRPAVDLKGLLKRIGRERLPLRIRLSSLHPDEIDRELIEMAGSEGWLCPHFHISLQSGDDGVLKRMGRQYRARDFSDLVAVIHETIPLAAIGVDLIAGFPGEGPEAFKNTYRLIENLPVSYLHVFPFSARKGTPAADFPDQIRPGDIKERARELRRLGQRKRRAFHQSCIGRILPVLSEGWENEDTGIARGWTDNYVPVRFPSPGEERNRILPVLLEKMTPQGVVGKVIS